AAATAAATCTTTCTTATGATAACAAATATATAATATCCTATTATGGATTAAGTGGAAGTATTAATTCAAAACCAGGAAATAGGATTTTAATACACGACTGGCAAAAAGATTCATATATAAAATCAATAACAATATTAAACCCAATAAAAAAAGTTATACCGATAAAAGATACATATAAAATACTAGTAGAAGATATAAAATCAAATATATTTATATACAATATATTTACAGGTGATTTAGAAAATATAATCATGCATCCATTTAAAGAAGTTAAAGCAATAGATATAAATAAAGATGAATTAGTAATAACAGATGGAAACAGAGTAATAATATATAAATTAAAAGAAGGAAAAATAATAAAATCATTTATTATAGAACATATAATAAACAACATAAAATATATAGAAGAAAACAAAATAGTAATTACAAGTGACAATATGATTTTTAAATAGAGTAATGAAGTTTTAATGTATTTAAAAAGTAAAAAATCAATTTAACCGGAGGTGTTATGTCGTGGTGGTGAAAAAATATTCTATAATAGCATTAGTAATAATATTAATAATTTTAATATCAAGCATGGGGTTCTCTCTAAAATTTAAAATTAATGAATACAAAGAAATAAATGAAATTATAAATAAAAAAAAGTTTTTCCACCATACTCTGGATAAAAGTTTTTTCAAAAAAAACACTTATGAAGAAAGATTAAAAAATATTATGCTAGTAGAAATCAAGAAATATGAAAGTGATAAAAATAGTGTAAATTTAGAATATTATGAGTTTTTAGATAATAAAACAGCAAAAGATTTTTTTAAAAAAATACAAAACGAATTAGAAGAAAAAAATTTTATGAAAATAAAAACAAATGTTTCGATAATGATAATCGATTATTATTTTGTATCCCAAAAACATAATGGATATTATTTCAATGTTTATAAAAATAAAAATAAAGTTATTATTGTATATGGTAAAAAAAAGGAATATGTCGATGAAATATCAGAAATATTATTATAAATGCATATACCAGGTGAAACCATGAAAAGAATAAAAAAATTCATATATTTTCTGTTAAGGGATATATTAATATGGAAAAGCTATAAAACCCAGGCAGTGCTGGGGATACTCAGTGGATTCTTAGGATTATTACAATTTGGATTCATGGGGAGGTTCATAGCTCAGGGGAATTACTTTCCAATGATAGAACAGTATGGTGGAAACATCTTAGCGTATTTCATATCAGGAAGCGTATTCATGAGTTATACAACACTGTCCCTAACAACATTTAAAAATGTAATAAGGCAGGAGCAGGTAATGGGAACAATAGAATACCTGCTTCTGTCAGAAACGCCATTATGGGAAGTATTTATATACACAATATTTTCAAGATTAATATTTACAATAATAAACACAGGAATAGTGTTTATATTTTTAATATATACATTTGATGTAGAAATAAAAATGAACATAATATCATCAATAATATTATTGGTAATAACAATGATAAGTTTAAGTGGAATAGGAATATTAAGTGCTGGATTTATAATGCTAACTAAAAAAGGAGATCCAATAAGCTGGGTATATTCATTTTTAAGCGGAATGTTCTCTGGAATATACTATCCAATAGAAATATTACCAAAATGGTTAAGAGGAATATCATATATTTTACCAACAACATATGCAATGGATGGATTAAGAAAAACATTAATAAAAGGATATAGTTTATATGAAATAAAAGAAGATATAATAATTCTGATAATAATGACAGCAATAATATTACCAATAGGAATATATTGGTTTAAAAATAGTTTTGACAAAGCAAGAAAATATGGAACAATTTCACAATATTAAAAGCAGAAAAGGAAATGATAAAATGGAAAATATAATAGAAATAACAAATTTGACAAAAATATATAAAAACAAAATAAAAGCACTGGAAAATATAAATCTTACAATAAACAAAGGAGAAAAAATAACAATATTTGGACCAAATGGAGCAGGAAAAAC
The genomic region above belongs to Marinitoga hydrogenitolerans DSM 16785 and contains:
- a CDS encoding ABC transporter permease, with translation MKRIKKFIYFLLRDILIWKSYKTQAVLGILSGFLGLLQFGFMGRFIAQGNYFPMIEQYGGNILAYFISGSVFMSYTTLSLTTFKNVIRQEQVMGTIEYLLLSETPLWEVFIYTIFSRLIFTIINTGIVFIFLIYTFDVEIKMNIISSIILLVITMISLSGIGILSAGFIMLTKKGDPISWVYSFLSGMFSGIYYPIEILPKWLRGISYILPTTYAMDGLRKTLIKGYSLYEIKEDIIILIIMTAIILPIGIYWFKNSFDKARKYGTISQY